ACCGGCGGCGACGTCTTGCGGCTCGACACGAACGGCCAGGACGTGCACGAAGAGGGCAGGCTCCTGCGCGCCGAAGGCCCGGCCGGGCTCGTGGAGCTGCCCGGCGGGGTCCGGGCGTGGGCGGTCGCGGACGCGGCCACCCTGCGGATACTCCTGACCGACCCCCGGGTGTCGAAGGACGCCCGCGCGCACTGGACCGCCTGGCGCGAAGGGCGGATCGGCGAAGACTGGCCGCTGGCGATCTGGGTGTCGGTGCGCAACATGTTCACCTCCTACGGCGCCGACCACCGGAGGCTGCGGGCCTTGGTGTCCAAGGCTTTCACCGCCCGCCACGTGGAAGCCATGCGGCCGGAGGTCGACCGGATCACGACCGAGCTGCTCGACCGGCTCGCGCACTCGGGCGCGGGCGGGGAGCCGGTCGACCTGCGCGAGGGGTTCGCCTACCCGCTGCCGGTCGAGGTGATCTGCCGGCTGTTCGGCGTGCCGCCCGGCCGCCGGTCCGCGATGCGCTCGGTCGTGGACACCATCTTCGACACCACGGTCACCGCCGCCCGGGCCCAAGCGAATGCGCTCGAGCTGTACGAGCTCATGCGCGGCCTGGTCGCCGACAAGACCGCGAACCCCGGCGACGACCTCACCAGCGCCCTGATCACCGCGCGGGCCGAGGACGCCGGCCGGCTCGACGCCGACGAGCTGGTCGACACCCTCATACTCATGCTGACCGCGGGCCACGAAACCACCGTCAACCTCCTCGACCACGCGATCACCGCGCTGCTGACCCACCCCGGGCAGCTCGCCGACGTCCTGCGCGGCACGCACACCTGGGCCGCGGTCATCGAGGAAACGCTGCGCTGGCAGGCCCCCGTCCCGTACCTGCCGTTGCGGTACGCGGTCGAAGACATCGTCCTGGCGGACGGCACGGTCATCGCCGCGGGGGACCCGATCCTCGCGGCCTACGCGGCGGCTGGCCGTGATCCGGCCGAACACGGCCCGACGGCCGATCGCTTCGACCTGTCCCGCGAGGACAAGCAGCACCTGGCCTTCGGGCACGGCGTGCACTTCTGCCTGGGTGCTCCGCTGGCCCGGCTCGAGGCCGCCATCGCGCTGCCCGCACTGTTCGCCCGGTTCCCCGGGCTCCGGCTGGCCGTGGATCCGGCGGAGCTGGCGACCGTCCCGTCGTTCCTGTCCAACGGCCACACCGCCATCCCGGCGTTGCTCGGCGCGGGGGAAGAGCCGGTGACGTGACGACGGGTGCGCCGGACCTTCAGGCCTCGCGCCGGAAGGCGAGGAGGGCGATGTCGTCCTGGGCGTCGCGGCCGAACTCGTCGAGCAGTTCGTCGCACAGCGCCTCGAGGTTCGCGTCGTGCGCGACGGCTCCGGCGAGGGCGGCCATCCCGGCGTCGAGGTCCCGGCCGGACCGCTCGATGAGCCCGTCGGTGATCAGGAGCACGAGGGTGCCCACCGGGAGCTCGATCTTCGTCGACTCGGGGCGGGGGAGCCCGACGCCGAGCAGCGGCCCGCGGATCTCGAGGAACCGCGGTCCGGCCGCGTCGGCCAGCAGCGGCGGGATGTGGCCCGCGCAGGCCACTTCCGTGGATCCGGTCGCGGGATCCACGAGCAGGAGGCACGCGGTCGTGAGGCCCTCGGGGTGGAAGCGGCTGACCACCGCGTCGAGGCGGTCGAGGATGGCCACCAGGCCGTGCCCTTCGACGGCGTAGGCGCGCAGCGCGTGCCGCACTTCGCCCATCACCAGGGCGGCGTCGAGCGAGTGGCCCGAGACGTCGCCCACCGCGATGAGCAGGCGCCCGTCGAGCTCGGTCACTTCGTAGAAGTCGCCACCGATCTCGGTGTGGCGGGAGGCGGGCAGGTAGCGAGCCGCCATCGGCAGCTCCCGGCTGCTCGGGAGGCTGCGGGGCAGGAGACTCCGCTGCAGCGCCACGGCCAGGTCGCGCTCCCGGGACAGCGTGCGCAGGGCGTCGGCGGCCAGGGCGCTCACCTGGCCCAGCTGGATCAGGACGTCCCGGTCCTGGTCGGTGGCCGCCACCGCGTCGTCGACCGCGACGCACACGACGTCGGCGCCGGGTTTCGCCCGGGCCAGCACGATCGTGGAGCTGCGCCCGGGCCGCCACGCGAGCTCGTGGCCGCCGCTGACGGCGGTGCGCAGGTGGGGTTGCAGCAGGGACGTGGTCAGGGTGTCGAGCTCGGCCGGTTCGGTGCCGGCGGACTGCCGGTGGTCTTCGGCGGCGCTCGCGGTGCGCACCGAGCCCTGCGACGTCGTCGCCAGCGCGGTCGCCGGGGCCGCGAAGATCGCCGCCGCGCCCGCGGCGACCGCGGCCAGGAAGCCGTCGAACGTCGTCGCGGAGTTGATGGCGAGCGTGGCTTCGGTGAGCTTCGTCAGCCGGTGGGCCAGCAGTTCGGCCACGGCGCGGGCGCGGTGGTAGCGCAACGCCGATTCGACCACCGCGACCAGCTCGGCCGGGGCCACCGGTTCGATGAGGTAGCCGTCGGCGCCGCGGTTGAGCCCGTGGGTCCGGTCGTCCGTCTCGATCGCGGTGGCGGACATGTGGATCACCGGGATGGCGGAGGTGGCCGGGTCGGCCTTGATCCGCTCGCAGACCTCGATCCCGCTGATGTCGGGGAGGTTGACGTCGAGGAGCACGAGGTCCGGCCGGTGCTCGGCGACCGCCTCGATCCCCGCGCCGCCGGTGGCCGCCTCGACGACGTGGTAGCCGTTGCGGCGCAGCCAGCTGCCGGCCAGGTAGCGGCTGGCTTCCAGGTCGTCGACGATCAGGATGGTCGCGGCCGGCTCCGGCATTTCACGCCCTCCGTACTACAGCGAACGCTTCCCCGACAGCGAGCCTGACGGTTTCGGCGGAGATCTGCGACTTGAGCAGCAGCGCCGCGCGCAGCCCGGTCGCGGTGAGATCCATCCCGCCCGGCACCGCGGAGGTGACCACGACGACGGGCAGGTCGCACAGTTCCGGCTTCGCGCGGAGCACGGCGAGGACCTCCCGGCCGTTCATGCCGGCCATGGCCAGGTCGAGGAAGACCACGTCGGGCCGGAACGCGGAGAGCGTCTCCAGCGCTTCCCGGCCGTCACCGGCCACCCGGACCTCGGGGGAGAGCTCGGCGATCCGGCGGGTGAACTCGTCGCGGAACACCGGGTCGTCGTCGACGACGAGCACGCTGCCGAGCGCGGTGATGTCGCCGCCGCGAGGCCGGGCGGGCAACCGCAGCTCCACCGTGGTGCCCCGGTCGACCTCGCTGGTCAGGTCGAGCTCACCGCCGAGGATTTCGGCCAGCTTCCGCGCGTAGGACAGGCCCAGTCCGGTCCCGGAGGTCTTCGCCTGCAGCTTGTTCCGGACCTGGTGGAACTCTTCGAAGACGCGGTCGAGCTGGTGGGCCGGGATGCCGATCCCGGTGTCGGTGACGGTGAAGCGGACGTGCTCGTCGCCGGCGGCGGTGACGGCGAGGCTGACCGAACCGCGCTCGGTGAACTTGACGGCGTTGGAGAGCAGGTTGCGGAGAATGCGCACGAGCATGGTCTCGTCGGTGACGAGCGTGCCGACCTCGGTGTCCTCGATGCGGAGCTCGACCCCGGCCGGAACGGTCGAGCGCAGCACGCCGTGCAGGTGGAGGAGCACGGTGCGGACGTCGACGGGCGTCGGCTGGGGCACCAGCCGGCCGGATTCGGCTTTGGCGGTGTCGAGCAGCTCGTTGACCAGGGCGAGCAGCGTTTCCCCGGAGTCGTTGATCAGCCGGACCTGGCGCTGCTGGTCGGCGGAGAGCGGTTCGGATCCCGCGGCGCCGAGCATGCGCGCGAGGCCGACGATCGAGTTGACCGGTGCGCGCAGCTCGTGGCTGATGTTCGACCAGAAGCGGGTCTTGGCTTCGTTGACGGCGGCCAGCTGCGTCGTCTTCTCGTTGATCTCGGCGTAGAGCGCCACGACGCCGCGGTTGGTCTCTTCGAGCTCTTCGGAAAGCTCCTTGTACAGCGCGACGACGCCCTGGTTGGTTTCTTCGAGCTCTTCGTTGAGCCGTTCCAGCTCCTGCCGCTTGCTTTCGAGGTCGTCGAGCGCGGTGAGCAGCTCCTGGTTCTGGGCGCGCAGCTCGTCGAGCGGGCCGGTGGCCCGGCCGCCGGCGAGCCGTTCGCGCAGGACGTCGAGAGAAATGATCATGGGCGCTGAACCTGCCGTCGTGCCCTTCGTCAGGGTCATGGTGCCGTGGCCGGCCTCGTGGGTGGTGGTGACCTCGTCCATCAGCCGGACCGTGGTTTCCCGGCTGACGTCGAGGACGTCTTCGGCGGGCGGGCCCTGCCAGGTGATCTCGATCGCCAGCCGGGGGGCCGTCGTCGAGGTCAGCGCGAAGCTGACGGTCGCTTCGGTGCCGCTGCGCACGAGGTCGCGGCCGACGTCGCTGAGGGCGGTGGCCACGCGGACCTGGTCCTGCGGATCGAGGCCGATCGCCCGGGCCGCTTCCCGGCCGTACTGCCGCATCGCGAACACGCCGGACTCGGCGGACAGGGTCATCCGCAGGAGCTCGTTCGTGCGGCGCCGGGGGGTCATGGCCGCGGCTTGCCGACGAGGACGCTCGCGTCGTCGTTGCGGACGCCGGCGTCGCGCACCAGCGCGGCGGCGATCACCAGCGGGGTGCTGTCGAACAGGGCGTTCCACTGGCCGGGGCGCCACTTCTCGGTGAGCCCGTCGCTGTGCAGCACGACCGCGGCACCGGCGGGCAGCTCGTGGTCGAAGGCGCGGATCGTGCGGGCCTGGTAGCCCGCGATCCCGGGCACCGAGACCATGCCCTGTTTCCGGTCCTCGAGGACGACGGCGGCGGCGATGTTGCCCAGCCCGGCGAAGCGGACCCGCCCCTCGGCCGGAACGAGGTCCGCGACGGCGACGGCACCGCCCCGGCTGCTTCGCAGCGCGGAGTGGATCGCGGCGATCACCTGTTCCGGCGGTTCCCCGGCCGGCCGCTCGCAGAAGATCCGGACGGCCTCCTGAGCCGCGCTGGCCGCCAGCGGGCCGTGCCCGGAGCCGTCGCACATCATCAGCCGCATGCGGCCGTCCGCCCGCATCACGGCGTAGGCGTCGCCGCAGACCTCTTCCCCGGTGATCGGCCGCGTCATCCCGGCCGCGTCGTCGGCCAGGTCCGCCCCGGCCGGCCGGAACCGGGCGGTGACGACCGTGCCGCGGCCCGGCTCGGAGAACACCGTGACCGTGTCGGAGAGCCGGTGCACCGCCCCGAGCCCGACCCCGAGGGTGCCGGTGGTGGAGTGGCCGTCCTCGATCGCCACGGCCGGGTCGGCGATGCCCGGACCGCGGTCGGCGGCGACGACCTCCACCGCGGCGTGGGTGGTCGCGCGGACCGAGCGGACCACGAGCGTCCCCTGCCGCGCGTGGCGGTCCAGGTTCGTGGCCAGCTCCGTGACGACGATGCCGACCTCGGCGGTCCGCTTCTCCGTGAAGCCCAGCCGCTCGGCCAGGCCGGTGGCGACCCGGCGCGCCCGCCCCGCGGCCGTGGGGTCGTCGACGGTCACCCAGGCGACGTCCTCGGTGACCGGCAGGCAGTCCGTGACGGTCATCGCGACCACTTGACCACGGTCACTTCGGTGCCCCGGCCCACCTCGGTGTCCAGGGTGAACTCGTCCACGAGCCGGCGTGCCCCGCTCAGGCCGAGGCCGAGGCCCTTGCCGCTGCTCCAGCCGTCGGCCAGCGCGAGGTCGGTGTCGGGGATGCCGGGACCGTCGTCGTGGAAGACGGCCTTGACGCCCGCGCGGCGGCCGTCGTCGACGACCTCGATCCGGGCGATGCCGCCGCGGCCGTAGACGAGGGTGTTGCGGGCGAGCTCGCTGGTCGCGGTGACGAGCTTGGTCTGGTCGACGAGGGAGAGCTTGATCTGCTGGGCGAGGACCCGGACCGACTGGCGGACACGGACCACGTCGGAGTCCGTGACGATGGGAATCTCCTCCACCACGCCGGCGGAGGTCATCTCCGGGCCGCCCGGAGACCGCGCAGGATCTCCATGCCCTTGTCCAGGTTCAACGCCGTGCGGACGCCGCCGAGCGTCAGGCCGAGCTCGACGAGCGTGATCGCGACGGCCGGCCGCATGCCGACCACCACGGTGTCGGCGTCGAACAGCCGCGACAGCGACGCGATCGTCGCGAACATCCGGCCGATGAAGGAGTCGACGATCTCCACCGCGGAGATGTCGATCACCACCCCGGAGGCGCCGGTCGAGCTGATCCGGTCCGCGAGGTCTTCCTGCAGCGTGAGGACGCTCTGGTCCTCCAGGTCGACCTGGATCGAGACCAGCAGGACGTCGCCGATCTCGAGAATCGGGATCCGCTCCATCAGGCGGGCCTCTTCTCGCCCCGCACGAGTTCCACACCCTCGAAGCGGAGGGCGTGCCGCAGGGCGTCGGCGAGCGTCGCCTTGGTCGTGATGTCGCCGAACTCGATCCCGAGCGCGACGATCGTCTGGGCGATCTGGGGCCGGATGCCCGAAATGGTGCATTCGGCGCCCATCAGCCGCGCCGCGACGACGGTCTTGAGCAGGTGCTGCGCCACCTGGGTGTCGACGGCCAGGACACCCGTGATGTCGATGATCGCGTGCTGGGAGCTGGTCTCGACCAGGGCTTCGAGGAGCTTCTCCATCACGACCTGGGTGCGCGCCGAGTCGAGCGTCCCGACCAGGGGCACGGCGAGGACGCCTTCCCACAGCTTCACGACGGGCGTCGTCAGCTCGAGCAGCTGCTCGGACTGCTCCCTGATGATCTCTTCGCGCGCGGACGCGTACGTCTCGAACGTCCACAGGCCCAGCCCGTCGAGCAGCCCGGAGAAGGCCATGAGCTGGCGGAAGACCGCCGGGTCGTCGTTGCCCTCGGTCAGTTCGAAGACGGCCTGCTTCAGCGCGAAGACGCTCGACGCGGTCTCGGCGGGGCTGAACCCCTGGCGCGCGCGGTTCCGGGACAGGTCGGCCAGGAAGGCGCGCAGCTCGCGGTGCCGGTCACCGTCGAGGCCGTCGGCGGACTCGTCCGCGACCGGGAGCAGGGTGGTGAACAGCTCGCCCAGGTCACGCTGCAGTTCCGTGGTCGTCGTGCGCCCGCGCAGACCGGCGCCGGCCAGCTCGGCCCAGCGCGCGACCAGGCTGTCGCCGTGCTCGCGCAGCAAATCCGACAGCCGCCCCTGACCCGCAGTCATCCAGAGCCCTCCTCGCCTTCGCGGTCCGTCCGCGAACCTTAGCCTGGCCGATCGGCTGGTCCCGGGGTTCCCCGTCGCCGCCCGCCCAATCCCCTGCGCGGCGGAGTGACCCGGCACGTACGCTGGCCGAGATCGGCGCGCGCGCCGCGGAAAGGGGCCGAAGCAGTGGACAAGGGCGACTCGGCCGTCCTGCGCATCTGCCACCGGCAGGCCGGCGCGGCCCACGTGGTCGAGGTCGCCGGGGAGATCGACGCGGGCACGGCTGCCGAGTTCCGCCGTGAGCTCGCCGCGGCGGCCGTGGACAGCGCCGAGCTCGTCGTCGTCGACCTGAGTGAGGTCCGGTTCATCGACTCCGCGGGGGTGACCGTCCTCGCCGGGCTCCACCGCCGCGGCCGGGATCGCGGCGTGAGCGTCAAGGTCGTCACGCGTCAGTACGCCGTCAAGCGCGTGCTGGGCATCACCGGGCTCGACGAGCTCATCCCGGTCGTCGACGACCTGGCCGAAGCACTGCCGGCCGGATGACTGCCTACCCCGACGACGGCGAACCGGAGTTCTACGACCTCCGCGGCACGGGCTCGGCCGACCTCGCCACGGTTCGCCGGTGGGCGGCCCGCCGGCTGAGCGACCTGGGCGAGCCGCACCGCGAAGACGTCCTGCTGGTGCTGAACGAGATCGTCCAGAACGCGTACGAGCACGCGGGTGGCGCGCAACGGCTTCGGCTGACCTTCAGCGCGAATCCGTGCGAAGTGACGATCGGGGTGGAGGACGGTTCCCCGCTCCCGCCCCGCCTCCGGGAGGCCGCCGGCACGGGCTTCGGCGGACGCGGCCTGTACCTCGTCGACAAGCTCGCGACGGCTTGGGGCTCCCGGGATGATCTGCCGGTGGCGAGCAAGACGGTGTGGGCCAGGGTTTCCTGCGCTCTGGCGCACCAGGAACCCTGCCACTGACGTCGGTTTCGGGGTGCCGCGGGGGTTACCGGTCGGCGAATCCCGCCTTCCGGGCCTTGACGTGCCGGGGCCGCCCGCTGATCATCGGCGGGCGCTCGCACCGACGTCGTGCGCACCGTGCGTCCGAATGCCGCAGGAGACACCGTGAAGAAAAGCCTTGCCGCGCTGACGGTCTCGGTGGTGCTGGCCGCCGCCGCCCCGGCGGTCGCTCAGGCCGCCACCGCCGACGGGGGCAGTTTTTCCGTCCTGAGCTACAACGTCGCCGGGCTGCCCGAGGGGATCTCCAGCGCGCCGACGCCGCGGCAGTCCGCGACCGCGGAGATCGGCCGGCGGATCGGGGCTTACGACCTCGTGCACGTCGAAGAGGACTTCAACTACCACGCCGCGCTCTACTCCACCGACGCCCACCCGTACCGGACGCCGACCAGTGGCGGCGCCGGGATCGGCAGCGGGCTGAACTCGCTTTCGTCCCTGCCGTACGACGCCGACGACTTCGAGCGCGTCCGCTGGACGTCGTGCCAGCTCGACTCGGGGGACTGCCTGACGCCGAAGGGCTTCACCTTCATGCGCCTGCGCCTCGCCGAAGGGGTGTACGTCGACGCCTACAACCTGCACACGAACGCGGGCACGAACGACGGCGACGAAGTGTCACGCGCGGCCAACCTCGCCCAGCTGACCGGCTTCATCAGGACGCACTCGGCCGGCAACGCCGTCATCGTCATGGGCGACACCAACACCCGCTACACCCGCGCCGCCGACACCATCGCGGGTTTCGCCGCGGACAACGGGTTGACCGACGCCTGGGTCGAGCTGGTGCGCGGCGGCGCCGCCCCGGCACCGGGCAGCCCGGCGCTGGTCTGCGACGAGCAGGTCGTGACCGACGACTGCGAGGTCGTCGACAAGGTCCTTTACCGCGGCAGCAAGCTGATCTCCCTGAACGCGACGTCGTACGCCAACGAACACGCGAAGTTCCTGGACGACCAGGGCAGGATGCTCTCCGACCACGACCCCGTCACGACGAGGTTCGGCTGGACGCGCAACCCCGCCCTCCGGCTGTCCGACCAGTTCGGCGGCCCGCACGGCGACTACTTCACCGACGTCGACGGTGTCCCGGCCGCGGCCCGGGTGCGCACTCTCCTGCTGCGCAGCGGGTCCCGGGTCGACCAGGTCGGCGTCACGCTGGCCGACGGCCGCACGCTCGCCCACGGGGGCAGCGGCGGAACGGCGACGTCGCTGACGCTGGGCAGCACCGAATACCTCACGTCGGCAACCCTGTGCCAGGGCAGCGAAGGCGGGCACACGCGGATCTTCTCGGCGCGGTTCACGACCAGCCTCGGCCGCGTGCTCGCCGGGGGTTCGGCGACGCCGGACTGCGTCACGCGGACCGCGCCCGGCGGCTGGCAGATCGCCGGCTTCCACGGGCGCGCCGGGGACGAGGTCGACAAGCTCGGTTTCGTGTACACGCAACGCTGAACCCCTCGGCCGGTCACAAGCGGCGGAACCGGGCCTCCATGAGGACGAACACGCCGAAGACCGCGATGCCCGCGGCCAGCGTCAGCAGGAGGACCTGTCCGTACGGCTGCACGGCCAGGGTCTTGAGCGCCGGATCCAGGCCCGCGGCCTTCGCGGGGTCGTAGCGGACGGCGGCCAGGACGAACATCGCGCCGACGGTTCCGTACGCGACCGCCACCGCGCACCAGCCGACCTGGCCGAGCCGCTCGATCGACCGTCGCAGCCCCGGGGAGGCGTCGCTGAAGTCGAGGTCGTGGACGAACTTCTTCCGGAGCCCGCGGTAGGCGAGGAAAGCCGCGACGACGATCACGATCGCGCCGGCCGCGATCACCGCCGCGGCTCCCCACGGTTCGCCCAGCACGGTGCCCACCACGGACCCCGCCTTGCCGGAGCCGCCCGTCGCGGTTTTGGCCGCGCTGTAGGCGACGAGGCCGTACAGGACGACCTCGATCCCGCTGGTGAACCGCCGCACCCATCGGCGTCGCGGGGACGAGTGCCGATGGCCGATGATCGCCTCGGCCAGCTGCCAAAGGGCCAGCACGCCGGTCCCCGCGGCGACCAGCCAGAGCAGCCACGCCCCGCCGCCGTCGGCGACGACCTGCAGCGCACCGGCCTTGTCGGCCTTTTCGTTGTCCCCGAGCGCGACCTGGGCGGCGAGCCACGCGACGATCAGGTGGACCAGTGCGTAGCTGGTGAGCCCGATCCGGGCGATCAGGGCGAATCTTCGTAAGTCGGGCACGGGTGGATCCTCGTCCACGGCGGCCGGTTTGACCAGACACCGGGCGCGG
This genomic window from Amycolatopsis mongoliensis contains:
- a CDS encoding fused response regulator/phosphatase, whose product is MPEPAATILIVDDLEASRYLAGSWLRRNGYHVVEAATGGAGIEAVAEHRPDLVLLDVNLPDISGIEVCERIKADPATSAIPVIHMSATAIETDDRTHGLNRGADGYLIEPVAPAELVAVVESALRYHRARAVAELLAHRLTKLTEATLAINSATTFDGFLAAVAAGAAAIFAAPATALATTSQGSVRTASAAEDHRQSAGTEPAELDTLTTSLLQPHLRTAVSGGHELAWRPGRSSTIVLARAKPGADVVCVAVDDAVAATDQDRDVLIQLGQVSALAADALRTLSRERDLAVALQRSLLPRSLPSSRELPMAARYLPASRHTEIGGDFYEVTELDGRLLIAVGDVSGHSLDAALVMGEVRHALRAYAVEGHGLVAILDRLDAVVSRFHPEGLTTACLLLVDPATGSTEVACAGHIPPLLADAAGPRFLEIRGPLLGVGLPRPESTKIELPVGTLVLLITDGLIERSGRDLDAGMAALAGAVAHDANLEALCDELLDEFGRDAQDDIALLAFRREA
- a CDS encoding jacalin-like lectin, which gives rise to MKKSLAALTVSVVLAAAAPAVAQAATADGGSFSVLSYNVAGLPEGISSAPTPRQSATAEIGRRIGAYDLVHVEEDFNYHAALYSTDAHPYRTPTSGGAGIGSGLNSLSSLPYDADDFERVRWTSCQLDSGDCLTPKGFTFMRLRLAEGVYVDAYNLHTNAGTNDGDEVSRAANLAQLTGFIRTHSAGNAVIVMGDTNTRYTRAADTIAGFAADNGLTDAWVELVRGGAAPAPGSPALVCDEQVVTDDCEVVDKVLYRGSKLISLNATSYANEHAKFLDDQGRMLSDHDPVTTRFGWTRNPALRLSDQFGGPHGDYFTDVDGVPAAARVRTLLLRSGSRVDQVGVTLADGRTLAHGGSGGTATSLTLGSTEYLTSATLCQGSEGGHTRIFSARFTTSLGRVLAGGSATPDCVTRTAPGGWQIAGFHGRAGDEVDKLGFVYTQR
- a CDS encoding ATP-binding response regulator, translated to MTPRRRTNELLRMTLSAESGVFAMRQYGREAARAIGLDPQDQVRVATALSDVGRDLVRSGTEATVSFALTSTTAPRLAIEITWQGPPAEDVLDVSRETTVRLMDEVTTTHEAGHGTMTLTKGTTAGSAPMIISLDVLRERLAGGRATGPLDELRAQNQELLTALDDLESKRQELERLNEELEETNQGVVALYKELSEELEETNRGVVALYAEINEKTTQLAAVNEAKTRFWSNISHELRAPVNSIVGLARMLGAAGSEPLSADQQRQVRLINDSGETLLALVNELLDTAKAESGRLVPQPTPVDVRTVLLHLHGVLRSTVPAGVELRIEDTEVGTLVTDETMLVRILRNLLSNAVKFTERGSVSLAVTAAGDEHVRFTVTDTGIGIPAHQLDRVFEEFHQVRNKLQAKTSGTGLGLSYARKLAEILGGELDLTSEVDRGTTVELRLPARPRGGDITALGSVLVVDDDPVFRDEFTRRIAELSPEVRVAGDGREALETLSAFRPDVVFLDLAMAGMNGREVLAVLRAKPELCDLPVVVVTSAVPGGMDLTATGLRAALLLKSQISAETVRLAVGEAFAVVRRA
- a CDS encoding ATP-binding protein, whose translation is MTAYPDDGEPEFYDLRGTGSADLATVRRWAARRLSDLGEPHREDVLLVLNEIVQNAYEHAGGAQRLRLTFSANPCEVTIGVEDGSPLPPRLREAAGTGFGGRGLYLVDKLATAWGSRDDLPVASKTVWARVSCALAHQEPCH
- a CDS encoding STAS domain-containing protein, producing MDKGDSAVLRICHRQAGAAHVVEVAGEIDAGTAAEFRRELAAAAVDSAELVVVDLSEVRFIDSAGVTVLAGLHRRGRDRGVSVKVVTRQYAVKRVLGITGLDELIPVVDDLAEALPAG
- a CDS encoding STAS domain-containing protein, producing MERIPILEIGDVLLVSIQVDLEDQSVLTLQEDLADRISSTGASGVVIDISAVEIVDSFIGRMFATIASLSRLFDADTVVVGMRPAVAITLVELGLTLGGVRTALNLDKGMEILRGLRAARR
- a CDS encoding ATP-binding SpoIIE family protein phosphatase, whose protein sequence is MTVTDCLPVTEDVAWVTVDDPTAAGRARRVATGLAERLGFTEKRTAEVGIVVTELATNLDRHARQGTLVVRSVRATTHAAVEVVAADRGPGIADPAVAIEDGHSTTGTLGVGLGAVHRLSDTVTVFSEPGRGTVVTARFRPAGADLADDAAGMTRPITGEEVCGDAYAVMRADGRMRLMMCDGSGHGPLAASAAQEAVRIFCERPAGEPPEQVIAAIHSALRSSRGGAVAVADLVPAEGRVRFAGLGNIAAAVVLEDRKQGMVSVPGIAGYQARTIRAFDHELPAGAAVVLHSDGLTEKWRPGQWNALFDSTPLVIAAALVRDAGVRNDDASVLVGKPRP
- a CDS encoding STAS domain-containing protein, producing the protein MTAGQGRLSDLLREHGDSLVARWAELAGAGLRGRTTTTELQRDLGELFTTLLPVADESADGLDGDRHRELRAFLADLSRNRARQGFSPAETASSVFALKQAVFELTEGNDDPAVFRQLMAFSGLLDGLGLWTFETYASAREEIIREQSEQLLELTTPVVKLWEGVLAVPLVGTLDSARTQVVMEKLLEALVETSSQHAIIDITGVLAVDTQVAQHLLKTVVAARLMGAECTISGIRPQIAQTIVALGIEFGDITTKATLADALRHALRFEGVELVRGEKRPA
- a CDS encoding DUF1206 domain-containing protein, whose amino-acid sequence is MPDLRRFALIARIGLTSYALVHLIVAWLAAQVALGDNEKADKAGALQVVADGGGAWLLWLVAAGTGVLALWQLAEAIIGHRHSSPRRRWVRRFTSGIEVVLYGLVAYSAAKTATGGSGKAGSVVGTVLGEPWGAAAVIAAGAIVIVVAAFLAYRGLRKKFVHDLDFSDASPGLRRSIERLGQVGWCAVAVAYGTVGAMFVLAAVRYDPAKAAGLDPALKTLAVQPYGQVLLLTLAAGIAVFGVFVLMEARFRRL
- a CDS encoding ATP-binding protein; amino-acid sequence: MTSAGVVEEIPIVTDSDVVRVRQSVRVLAQQIKLSLVDQTKLVTATSELARNTLVYGRGGIARIEVVDDGRRAGVKAVFHDDGPGIPDTDLALADGWSSGKGLGLGLSGARRLVDEFTLDTEVGRGTEVTVVKWSR
- a CDS encoding cytochrome P450 family protein; its protein translation is MTGGDVLRLDTNGQDVHEEGRLLRAEGPAGLVELPGGVRAWAVADAATLRILLTDPRVSKDARAHWTAWREGRIGEDWPLAIWVSVRNMFTSYGADHRRLRALVSKAFTARHVEAMRPEVDRITTELLDRLAHSGAGGEPVDLREGFAYPLPVEVICRLFGVPPGRRSAMRSVVDTIFDTTVTAARAQANALELYELMRGLVADKTANPGDDLTSALITARAEDAGRLDADELVDTLILMLTAGHETTVNLLDHAITALLTHPGQLADVLRGTHTWAAVIEETLRWQAPVPYLPLRYAVEDIVLADGTVIAAGDPILAAYAAAGRDPAEHGPTADRFDLSREDKQHLAFGHGVHFCLGAPLARLEAAIALPALFARFPGLRLAVDPAELATVPSFLSNGHTAIPALLGAGEEPVT